A window from Musa acuminata AAA Group cultivar baxijiao chromosome BXJ3-10, Cavendish_Baxijiao_AAA, whole genome shotgun sequence encodes these proteins:
- the LOC103968643 gene encoding annexin Gh1, with product MSTLTFPSPLPSPPEDCEQLHKAFEGWGTNEGLIISVLAHRPAAHRREIRRAYAEIYGEDLLKPLDKELTRDFERAVLLWVLDAAERDAVLANEVVRKWSPGNRVLIEIAVVRKTEELLAAKRAYQVRFKRCLEEDVAAHTRDEYRKLLVPLVSTYRYEGAEVDKSLSKSEAKILHQKIKDNDYSHEDVIRILTTRSKAQLLATFNDYHNEFGNPINKDLKADPKNEFLSALRAIIRCIICPERYLEKVIRLAISKTGTDEGALSRIITTRAEVDMKQIKDLYYKRNSVALDSAVKKDTSGDFEDFLLALIGHEGA from the exons ATGTCGACGCTGACGTTTCCCTCTCCCCTGCCGTCCCCACCGGAGGATTGCGAGCAGCTCCACAAGGCCTTCGAAG GATGGGGCACCAACGAGGGCTTGATCATCTCCGTCCTCGCCCACCGGCCCGCCGCCCACCGCCGCGAGATCCGCCGCGCCTACGCCGAGATCTACGGCGAGGACCTCCTCAAGCCCCTCGACAAGGAGCTCACCCGAGACTTTGAG AGAGCGGTGCTGCTGTGGGTGCTGGACGCGGCGGAGAGGGACGCCGTGCTGGCGAATGAGGTCGTGAGGAAATGGAGCCCTGGCAACCGGGTGTTGATCGAGATCGCGGTGGTGAGGAAGACGGAAGAGCTGCTCGCGGCCAAGAGGGCTTACCAGGTTCGGTTCAAGCGGTGCCTCGAGGAGGACGTCGCGGCTCATACTCGCGATGAATACAGAAAG CTTCTCGTACCACTTGTAAGCACATACCGCTACGAGGGAGCTGAGGTGGACAAGTCCCTGTCGAAATCAGAGGCTAAAATACTGCATCAGAAGATTAAGGATAATGACTACAGCCATGAAGACGTGATTAGGATTCTCACGACGAGGAGCAAAGCACAACTGCTTGCAACATTCAATGACTACCACAATGAGTTTGGCAATCCGATCAATAAG GATTTGAAGGCTGATCCCAAGAACGAGTTCCTTTCAGCACTGAGGGCCATCATTCGCTGCATTATATGCCCTGAGAGATATCTTGAGAAGGTCATCCGGCTTGCCATTAGCAAAACGGGAACAGATGAAGGGGCTCTCTCTCGAATCATTACCACTCGTGCAGAGGTGGATATGAAACAGATCAAGGATCTGTACTACAAGAGGAACAGTGTGGCCCTTGATAGTGCTGTAAAGAAGGACACTAGTGGAGATTTTGAGGACTTCCTTCTTGCACTGATTGGACATGAAGGGGCCTGA
- the LOC135584242 gene encoding protein LNK1-like isoform X3, giving the protein MKRGLDWSIYELGEKVWDDFAKGDDHVVSAENREVPDLSAILFDNNKKSRHEPDFEKSNYAADNLIPGGHDHNSVLKDLTFHEWPDIDNFEDVERMFRNCDSTFGQSHVSCVGGISWLASSSNTVDGSGASNLAALSSSCPELGLPNDTLEESYAKTMCFPKFDPSATDATSASVDCHSNSGCLGNDAEVEGISVSKEQIKSQYSSEDDAMQRCLNQMVPTSAVTTHTDSFQYFPERNRFFGCPSSSYLNNFNSHAQVDYSFPADRIPQTQSTSSSVNFENETHHMTSFEHFPYQSSTPPAMPLDLRMEKLPEKQSYAPVLMEHCHHDAVRNKSSVLKNKSLHATASESSQELDSVPIAGRKSTIGQQNSLVRSVSSDDISAEAMSFQQLWHVMDQLDDGTKCCIRDSLYRLARSTIPRNVLDRSNSCRGSMDESKILGAAVWPSRCAEIKVETATNPIDRSVAHLLFQRPPVSFKSLIKS; this is encoded by the exons ATGAAGCGAGGTTTGGACTGGAGCATCTATGAG CTTGGAGAAAAAGTTTGGGATGACTTTGCTAAGGGTGACGATCATGTAGTGTCTGCTGAAAATCGTGAAGTTCCAGATCTATCAGCGATTCTGTTTGATAACAACAAGAAGTCACGACACGAGCCAGATTTTGAAAAGAGCAACTACG CTGCTGATAATCTAATCCCCGGTGGGCACGATCACAACTCTGTCTTGAAAGATCTCACTTTCCATGAGTGGCCTGATATTGACAATTTTGAGGATGTTGAGAGAATGTTCAG AAATTGTGATTCTACATTTGGACAAAGTCATGTAAGTTGTGTTGGTGGGATATCGTGGTTGGCATCTTCATCTAATACTGTTGATGGTTCTGGAGCTTCTAACCTAGCAGCCTTATCGTCATCATGTCCAGAGCTGGGTTTGCCGAATGATACATTGGAAGAGAGTTATGCAAAGACCATGTGTTTTCCTAAATTTGATCCATCAGCTACTGATGCTACATCAGCTAGTGTTGATTGTCACTCTAACAGTGGTTGCCTGGGGAATGATGCAGAAGTTGAGGGCATATCCGTGTCCAAAGAACAG ATTAAAAGTCAATACTCATCGGAGGATGATGCAATGCAAAGATGCTTAAATCAGATGGTTCCAACCTCAGCTGTTACCACTCATACAGATTCTTTTCAGTACTTTCCAGAGCGAAACCGTTTCTTTGGATGCCCTTCTAGTAGTTACTTGAACAATTTCAATTCTCATGCCCAAGTGGATTACAGCTTTCCTGCAGATCGGATCCCACAAACACAATCAACATCATCAAGTGTCAATTTTGAGAATGAGACTCATCATATGACATCATTTGAGCATTTCCCATATCAATCATCAACGCCTCCAGCAATGCCACTAGATCTCAGGATGGAAAAGCTACCAGAAAAGCAGTCATATGCTCCAGTACTTATGGAACACTGCCATCACGATGCAGTCAGAAATAAATCTTCAGTTCTGAAGAATAAATCTCTACATGCTACAGCAAGTGAGAGTTCACAAGAACTTGATAGTGTTCCAATAGCTGGGAGAAAATCTACAATAGGACAACAAAACTCTTTAGTGAGATCTGTTTCTTCGGATGACATCTCAGCAGAAGCAATGAGTTTCCAGCAGCTTTGGCATGTTATGGATCAG TTGGATGATGGAACTAAGTGCTGCATCAGAGATAGTCTATACCGTTTAGCAAGGAGTACCATACCAAGAAATGTTCTTGATAGAAGCAATAGTTGCCGCGGAAGTATGGACGAGAGTAAAATTCTGGGTGCAGCAGTATGGCCTAG CAGATGTGCAGAAATTAAGGTGGAAACTGCAACAAATCCAATAGACCGATCTGTAGCTCATCTACTATTCCAGAGGCCTCCAGTATCATTCAAATCTCTGATTAAGAGTTAA
- the LOC135584242 gene encoding protein LNK1-like isoform X2, whose protein sequence is MRLIWTNPVPNPKFPVAYLGEKVWDDFAKGDDHVVSAENREVPDLSAILFDNNKKSRHEPDFEKSNYAADNLIPGGHDHNSVLKDLTFHEWPDIDNFEDVERMFRNCDSTFGQSHVSCVGGISWLASSSNTVDGSGASNLAALSSSCPELGLPNDTLEESYAKTMCFPKFDPSATDATSASVDCHSNSGCLGNDAEVEGISVSKEQIKSQYSSEDDAMQRCLNQMVPTSAVTTHTDSFQYFPERNRFFGCPSSSYLNNFNSHAQVDYSFPADRIPQTQSTSSSVNFENETHHMTSFEHFPYQSSTPPAMPLDLRMEKLPEKQSYAPVLMEHCHHDAVRNKSSVLKNKSLHATASESSQELDSVPIAGRKSTIGQQNSLVRSVSSDDISAEAMSFQQLWHVMDQLDDGTKCCIRDSLYRLARSTIPRNVLDRSNSCRGSMDESKILGAAVWPRCAEIKVETATNPIDRSVAHLLFQRPPVSFKSLIKS, encoded by the exons ATGAGGCTGATTTGGACCAATCCTGTTCCTAATCCAAAATTTCCTGTGGCCTAT CTTGGAGAAAAAGTTTGGGATGACTTTGCTAAGGGTGACGATCATGTAGTGTCTGCTGAAAATCGTGAAGTTCCAGATCTATCAGCGATTCTGTTTGATAACAACAAGAAGTCACGACACGAGCCAGATTTTGAAAAGAGCAACTACG CTGCTGATAATCTAATCCCCGGTGGGCACGATCACAACTCTGTCTTGAAAGATCTCACTTTCCATGAGTGGCCTGATATTGACAATTTTGAGGATGTTGAGAGAATGTTCAG AAATTGTGATTCTACATTTGGACAAAGTCATGTAAGTTGTGTTGGTGGGATATCGTGGTTGGCATCTTCATCTAATACTGTTGATGGTTCTGGAGCTTCTAACCTAGCAGCCTTATCGTCATCATGTCCAGAGCTGGGTTTGCCGAATGATACATTGGAAGAGAGTTATGCAAAGACCATGTGTTTTCCTAAATTTGATCCATCAGCTACTGATGCTACATCAGCTAGTGTTGATTGTCACTCTAACAGTGGTTGCCTGGGGAATGATGCAGAAGTTGAGGGCATATCCGTGTCCAAAGAACAG ATTAAAAGTCAATACTCATCGGAGGATGATGCAATGCAAAGATGCTTAAATCAGATGGTTCCAACCTCAGCTGTTACCACTCATACAGATTCTTTTCAGTACTTTCCAGAGCGAAACCGTTTCTTTGGATGCCCTTCTAGTAGTTACTTGAACAATTTCAATTCTCATGCCCAAGTGGATTACAGCTTTCCTGCAGATCGGATCCCACAAACACAATCAACATCATCAAGTGTCAATTTTGAGAATGAGACTCATCATATGACATCATTTGAGCATTTCCCATATCAATCATCAACGCCTCCAGCAATGCCACTAGATCTCAGGATGGAAAAGCTACCAGAAAAGCAGTCATATGCTCCAGTACTTATGGAACACTGCCATCACGATGCAGTCAGAAATAAATCTTCAGTTCTGAAGAATAAATCTCTACATGCTACAGCAAGTGAGAGTTCACAAGAACTTGATAGTGTTCCAATAGCTGGGAGAAAATCTACAATAGGACAACAAAACTCTTTAGTGAGATCTGTTTCTTCGGATGACATCTCAGCAGAAGCAATGAGTTTCCAGCAGCTTTGGCATGTTATGGATCAG TTGGATGATGGAACTAAGTGCTGCATCAGAGATAGTCTATACCGTTTAGCAAGGAGTACCATACCAAGAAATGTTCTTGATAGAAGCAATAGTTGCCGCGGAAGTATGGACGAGAGTAAAATTCTGGGTGCAGCAGTATGGCCTAG ATGTGCAGAAATTAAGGTGGAAACTGCAACAAATCCAATAGACCGATCTGTAGCTCATCTACTATTCCAGAGGCCTCCAGTATCATTCAAATCTCTGATTAAGAGTTAA
- the LOC135584242 gene encoding protein LNK1-like isoform X1 gives MRLIWTNPVPNPKFPVAYLGEKVWDDFAKGDDHVVSAENREVPDLSAILFDNNKKSRHEPDFEKSNYAADNLIPGGHDHNSVLKDLTFHEWPDIDNFEDVERMFRNCDSTFGQSHVSCVGGISWLASSSNTVDGSGASNLAALSSSCPELGLPNDTLEESYAKTMCFPKFDPSATDATSASVDCHSNSGCLGNDAEVEGISVSKEQIKSQYSSEDDAMQRCLNQMVPTSAVTTHTDSFQYFPERNRFFGCPSSSYLNNFNSHAQVDYSFPADRIPQTQSTSSSVNFENETHHMTSFEHFPYQSSTPPAMPLDLRMEKLPEKQSYAPVLMEHCHHDAVRNKSSVLKNKSLHATASESSQELDSVPIAGRKSTIGQQNSLVRSVSSDDISAEAMSFQQLWHVMDQLDDGTKCCIRDSLYRLARSTIPRNVLDRSNSCRGSMDESKILGAAVWPSRCAEIKVETATNPIDRSVAHLLFQRPPVSFKSLIKS, from the exons ATGAGGCTGATTTGGACCAATCCTGTTCCTAATCCAAAATTTCCTGTGGCCTAT CTTGGAGAAAAAGTTTGGGATGACTTTGCTAAGGGTGACGATCATGTAGTGTCTGCTGAAAATCGTGAAGTTCCAGATCTATCAGCGATTCTGTTTGATAACAACAAGAAGTCACGACACGAGCCAGATTTTGAAAAGAGCAACTACG CTGCTGATAATCTAATCCCCGGTGGGCACGATCACAACTCTGTCTTGAAAGATCTCACTTTCCATGAGTGGCCTGATATTGACAATTTTGAGGATGTTGAGAGAATGTTCAG AAATTGTGATTCTACATTTGGACAAAGTCATGTAAGTTGTGTTGGTGGGATATCGTGGTTGGCATCTTCATCTAATACTGTTGATGGTTCTGGAGCTTCTAACCTAGCAGCCTTATCGTCATCATGTCCAGAGCTGGGTTTGCCGAATGATACATTGGAAGAGAGTTATGCAAAGACCATGTGTTTTCCTAAATTTGATCCATCAGCTACTGATGCTACATCAGCTAGTGTTGATTGTCACTCTAACAGTGGTTGCCTGGGGAATGATGCAGAAGTTGAGGGCATATCCGTGTCCAAAGAACAG ATTAAAAGTCAATACTCATCGGAGGATGATGCAATGCAAAGATGCTTAAATCAGATGGTTCCAACCTCAGCTGTTACCACTCATACAGATTCTTTTCAGTACTTTCCAGAGCGAAACCGTTTCTTTGGATGCCCTTCTAGTAGTTACTTGAACAATTTCAATTCTCATGCCCAAGTGGATTACAGCTTTCCTGCAGATCGGATCCCACAAACACAATCAACATCATCAAGTGTCAATTTTGAGAATGAGACTCATCATATGACATCATTTGAGCATTTCCCATATCAATCATCAACGCCTCCAGCAATGCCACTAGATCTCAGGATGGAAAAGCTACCAGAAAAGCAGTCATATGCTCCAGTACTTATGGAACACTGCCATCACGATGCAGTCAGAAATAAATCTTCAGTTCTGAAGAATAAATCTCTACATGCTACAGCAAGTGAGAGTTCACAAGAACTTGATAGTGTTCCAATAGCTGGGAGAAAATCTACAATAGGACAACAAAACTCTTTAGTGAGATCTGTTTCTTCGGATGACATCTCAGCAGAAGCAATGAGTTTCCAGCAGCTTTGGCATGTTATGGATCAG TTGGATGATGGAACTAAGTGCTGCATCAGAGATAGTCTATACCGTTTAGCAAGGAGTACCATACCAAGAAATGTTCTTGATAGAAGCAATAGTTGCCGCGGAAGTATGGACGAGAGTAAAATTCTGGGTGCAGCAGTATGGCCTAG CAGATGTGCAGAAATTAAGGTGGAAACTGCAACAAATCCAATAGACCGATCTGTAGCTCATCTACTATTCCAGAGGCCTCCAGTATCATTCAAATCTCTGATTAAGAGTTAA
- the LOC135584242 gene encoding protein LNK1-like isoform X4, producing MFRNCDSTFGQSHVSCVGGISWLASSSNTVDGSGASNLAALSSSCPELGLPNDTLEESYAKTMCFPKFDPSATDATSASVDCHSNSGCLGNDAEVEGISVSKEQIKSQYSSEDDAMQRCLNQMVPTSAVTTHTDSFQYFPERNRFFGCPSSSYLNNFNSHAQVDYSFPADRIPQTQSTSSSVNFENETHHMTSFEHFPYQSSTPPAMPLDLRMEKLPEKQSYAPVLMEHCHHDAVRNKSSVLKNKSLHATASESSQELDSVPIAGRKSTIGQQNSLVRSVSSDDISAEAMSFQQLWHVMDQLDDGTKCCIRDSLYRLARSTIPRNVLDRSNSCRGSMDESKILGAAVWPSRCAEIKVETATNPIDRSVAHLLFQRPPVSFKSLIKS from the exons ATGTTCAG AAATTGTGATTCTACATTTGGACAAAGTCATGTAAGTTGTGTTGGTGGGATATCGTGGTTGGCATCTTCATCTAATACTGTTGATGGTTCTGGAGCTTCTAACCTAGCAGCCTTATCGTCATCATGTCCAGAGCTGGGTTTGCCGAATGATACATTGGAAGAGAGTTATGCAAAGACCATGTGTTTTCCTAAATTTGATCCATCAGCTACTGATGCTACATCAGCTAGTGTTGATTGTCACTCTAACAGTGGTTGCCTGGGGAATGATGCAGAAGTTGAGGGCATATCCGTGTCCAAAGAACAG ATTAAAAGTCAATACTCATCGGAGGATGATGCAATGCAAAGATGCTTAAATCAGATGGTTCCAACCTCAGCTGTTACCACTCATACAGATTCTTTTCAGTACTTTCCAGAGCGAAACCGTTTCTTTGGATGCCCTTCTAGTAGTTACTTGAACAATTTCAATTCTCATGCCCAAGTGGATTACAGCTTTCCTGCAGATCGGATCCCACAAACACAATCAACATCATCAAGTGTCAATTTTGAGAATGAGACTCATCATATGACATCATTTGAGCATTTCCCATATCAATCATCAACGCCTCCAGCAATGCCACTAGATCTCAGGATGGAAAAGCTACCAGAAAAGCAGTCATATGCTCCAGTACTTATGGAACACTGCCATCACGATGCAGTCAGAAATAAATCTTCAGTTCTGAAGAATAAATCTCTACATGCTACAGCAAGTGAGAGTTCACAAGAACTTGATAGTGTTCCAATAGCTGGGAGAAAATCTACAATAGGACAACAAAACTCTTTAGTGAGATCTGTTTCTTCGGATGACATCTCAGCAGAAGCAATGAGTTTCCAGCAGCTTTGGCATGTTATGGATCAG TTGGATGATGGAACTAAGTGCTGCATCAGAGATAGTCTATACCGTTTAGCAAGGAGTACCATACCAAGAAATGTTCTTGATAGAAGCAATAGTTGCCGCGGAAGTATGGACGAGAGTAAAATTCTGGGTGCAGCAGTATGGCCTAG CAGATGTGCAGAAATTAAGGTGGAAACTGCAACAAATCCAATAGACCGATCTGTAGCTCATCTACTATTCCAGAGGCCTCCAGTATCATTCAAATCTCTGATTAAGAGTTAA
- the LOC103968647 gene encoding serine/arginine-rich splicing factor SC35-like: MSHFGRSGPPDIRDTYSLLVLNITFRTTADDLFPLFDKYGEVVDVFIPRDRRTGDSRGFAFVRYKYADEAQKAVEKLDGRNVDGREIRVQFAKYGPNAERIHKGRIVEELPRTSGRSRSRSPRPRYRDREYKRRSRSRSQSRGRRERDRYHDRERDYRRSSRSPSVSPDYRKHSGRGKYDDVRRSRSRSYSSGSPIRRSPSPKRSSSPHSTPRKGSADEKNHEPSSHSRSVSP; encoded by the exons ATGTCGCACTTCGGGCGATCGGGGCCTCCGGACATCAGAGACACGTATTCCCTCCTCGTCCTCAACATCACGTTCC GGACGACGGCAGACGACCTCTTCCCGCTCTTCGACAAGTACGGTGAGGTGGTGGATGTCTTCATCCCGAGGGATCGAAG GACTGGGGATTCGCGAGGTTTCGCATTCGTGAGGTATAAGTATGCCGATGAGGCACAGAAAGCCGTGGAGAAGCTCGATG GGAGAAATGTGGACGGCCGAGAAATTAGGGTTCAGTTCGCGAAGTATGGTCCAAATGCTGAACGGAT tcaTAAAGGGAGAATTGTGGAAGAATTACCAAGGACCAGTGGTAGGTCTAGAAGCCGCAGCCCAAGGCCAAG GTATCGAGATAGAGAATATAAGAGGCGAAGTCGAAGTCGAAGTCAAAGCAGGGGGAGACGTGAGCGGGACAGATATCATGACAGGGAAAGGGATTACCGCCGAAGCAGCCGAAGTCCTAGTGTAAGTCCTGATTACCGCAAGCATAGTGGTAGAGGCAAGTATGATGATGTGCGAAGGAGTAGAAGTCGTTCTTATAGCAG TGGATCGCCTATCCGCCGTAGCCCTAGTCCTAAAAGGAGTTCATCTCCTCATAGTACACCTCGCAAGGGAAGTGCTGATGaaaaaaatcatgaaccatcttcaCATTCCCGAAGTGTTTCACCATAG
- the LOC135650368 gene encoding uncharacterized protein LOC135650368 — MGSRLGRRVIHFANLPIKLLLPSPPFDSIREIALKTIPSASKVEIRRVLESLYGFDVAEVRTLNMEGKKTKRGPFLAAKPDYKKAYVTLRSPLSLSPDLFPVKLIFEEKKRIAGAASRRPAVVEGEDGRGERKHWLDDRRREEPSGYRGKRAAAGGGGVRRRSGGSGGGGGGGRGKKGQEESKFPWSSMRLSESA, encoded by the coding sequence ATGGGAAGCCGCCTTGGACGACGCGTGATCCACTTCGCAAACCTGCCCATCAAGCTCCTCCTGCCGTCGCCTCCCTTCGATTCCATCCGCGAGATCGCCCTCAAGACCATCCCCTCCGCCTCCAAGGTGGAGATCCGCCGCGTGCTCGAGTCCCTCTACGGCTTCGACGTCGCCGAGGTGCGCACCCTCAACATGGAGGGCAAGAAGACGAAGCGCGGTCCCTTCCTGGCCGCCAAGCCCGACTATAAGAAGGCCTACGTCACGCTCCGctcccccctctccctctcccccgacCTCTTCCCCGTCAAGCTCATCTTCGAAGAGAAGAAGCGCATCGCCGGTGCCGCCTCCCGCCGCCCTGCCGTTGTCGAGGGCGAAGACGGCCGCGGCGAGCGCAAGCACTGGCTCGACGATAGACGCCGCGAGGAGCCGAGTGGGTATCGCGGCAAGCGTGCTGCTGCTGGTGGCGGCGGGGTACGGCGGcgtagcggcggcagcggcggcggtggcggtggcgggagAGGGAAGAAAGGACaggaggagagcaagttcccctgGAGCAGCATGCGTCTGTCAGAGTCGGCTTAG
- the LOC135650369 gene encoding multifunctional methyltransferase subunit TRM112 homolog A-like, producing the protein MRLLTHNMLSCNIKGVTNGFPLRLEAEKWVEKEVELNADFLRHIFPKIEWKALAGAARAVDYCELPEEADAAMLDSEDFLRRFHHALLEIHVEEGALVCPETGRGFPITKGIPNMLLHEDEV; encoded by the coding sequence ATGAGGCTTTTGACACACAACATGCTCTCCTGCAACATCAAGGGCGTCACCAACGGCTTCCCCCTCCGCCTGGAGGCCGAGAAGTGGGTCGAGAAGGAGGTGGAGCTCAACGCCGACTTTCTCCGCCACATCTTCCCCAAGATCGAATGGAAGGCCCTTGCGGGCGCCGCCCGCGCCGTCGACTACTGCGAGCTTCCCGAGGAGGCCGACGCCGCGATGCTGGACTCCGAGGACTTCCTCCGCCGCTTCCACCACGCGCTGCTCGAGATCCACGTCGAGGAGGGCGCCCTCGTGTGCCCCGAGACCGGCCGCGGGTTCCCCATCACTAAGGGCATCCCCAACATGCTCCTCCACGAAGACGAGGTCTGA